A stretch of the Argentina anserina chromosome 6, drPotAnse1.1, whole genome shotgun sequence genome encodes the following:
- the LOC126797101 gene encoding uncharacterized protein LOC126797101 — MAPFEALYGRPCRTPICWVEVGDTVLPRPDVVKHFAEVLPSIKERLKAAQSRQNTYDDQHRRNVEFHVEDRVLLKVSPMCGVIRFGKKIAKLSPRHIGYFQIIERVGDLAYRLDLPQHLSNVHNVFYVTMLREYQPDNSHVIDYSTIELAANVTYDEAPVRILGKEVRKLRTKKIPMVKIQ, encoded by the coding sequence ATGGCGCCTTTTGAAGCTCTGTATGGGAGACCATGTCGTACGCCAATATGTTGGGTTGAAGTAGGCGACACCGTTCTTCCTAGACCTGATGTAGTTAAGCATTTTGCCGAGGTCCTTCCTTCAATTAAGGAGCGCTTGAAAGCTGCACAGAGTCGACAAAACACCTATGACGATCAACATAGGAGGAATGTAGAGTTTCATGTCGAAGATCGTGTTTTATTGAAAGTCTCACCCATGTGTGGCGTTATCCGTTTTGGAAAAAAGATTGCCAAGTTGTCACCGCGACATATTGGATATTTCCAAATTATAGAAAGAGTTGGTGATTTAGCCTATCGACTAGATCTACCTCAACATTTGTCTAATGTGCATAACGTTTTCTATGTAACTATGTTACGGGAATACCAGCCAGACAATTCCCATGTCATAGACTATAGTACCATAGAACTCGCGGCGAATGTCACATATGACGAAGCACCTGTTCGCATATTAGGCAAGGAAGTAAGAAAGCTCCGTACTAAGAAAATTCCAATGGTTAAGATACAATGA
- the LOC126799589 gene encoding endochitinase EP3-like, with translation MGSSCAILLKRQQLFIVAAISLVLGLSWHVVEAQNCGCAADLCCSQYGYCGTSDDYCGTGCQAGPCITAPLTPGTGDVPVADIVTPEFFNGIIDQADASCAGKNFYSRASFLDALNSYDQFGNIGTLDDSKREIAAFFAHVTHETGHFCYIEEIDGASKDYCDETNTEYPCNPNKGYYGRGPIQLSWNFNYGPAGKSIGFDGVNSPETVANDPLIAFKTALWYWMNNVRPVINKGFGATIRAINGALECDGGNPTTVQKRVDYYVDYCNQLGVAPGDNLTC, from the exons ATGGGTTCCTCTTGTGCAATACTACTGAAGCGGCAGCAGCTTTTCATTGTGGCTGCAATATCTCTAGTCCTTGGCCTGAGTTGGCATGTGGTAGAGGCTCAAAATTGTGGTTGTGCTGCAGACCTCTGCTGCAGCCAATACGGCTACTGCGGCACAAGTGACGATTACTGTGGCACCGGATGCCAAGCAGGGCCTTGCATAACGGCCCCCCTCACTCCCGGTACCGGTGATGTTCCGGTGGCGGATATTGTCACACCGGAGTTCTTCAATGGTATAATCGATCAAGCCGATGCAAGCTGTGCTGGAAAGAACTTCTATTCCCGGGCTTCTTTTCTCGATGCTCTCAACTCTTATGATCAGTTTGGTAACATTGGTACCCTTGATGATTCTAAACGAGAGATTGCTGCCTTCTTTGCCCACGTTACCCATGAGACTGGAC ACTTTTGCTACATAGAAGAGATAGACGGGGCATCAAAAGACTACTGCGACGAGACTAACACGGAATACCCATGCAACCCGAACAAAGGTTATTACGGCCGGGGACCAATACAATTATCGTGGAACTTCAATTATGGTCCAGCCGGAAAGAGCATTGGGTTCGATGGAGTAAACTCGCCTGAAACTGTTGCCAATGACCCACTCATTGCTTTTAAGACTGCATTATGGTACTGGATGAACAATGTTCGACCGGTCATCAACAAAGGTTTCGGGGCGACTATCCGAGCCATCAATGGTGCGCTAGAATGCGATGGTGGAAACCCTACTACTGTACAGAAACGCGTCGACTATTATGTTGATTATTGTAACCAACTTGGTGTTGCCCCCGGTGATAACCTTACTTGCTAG